The following proteins are co-located in the Sphaeramia orbicularis chromosome 24, fSphaOr1.1, whole genome shotgun sequence genome:
- the znf512 gene encoding zinc finger protein 512B — translation MDPSHIGGDMSPLYVPRKRKSTQSQPKSGVPCPVQQMPERACDFNAVGFSKNDNPHARDALKMKRTYGRKRYEDLQSVSIGTVEYPSTSCSVMLSGGLANGADSGSVAPPTARLPPRMVTKDSWPQSSESRREASQPQDQSWNSSRGPSSEAWEPGREQGAQEPGWSSSRDRAGHSSQNTWIPGRNRARTGPDQTWITGQDRGSEQAWAASRERGHNQTWNMGGDPGRDHPPSGSEQGWISGRGQDQAWSNTSRDSEHRGHVWRPGSDAASVGSPQNNPEASTAPPSDEQKPLEFPTKKEPPTYPPGSQEECWQLQIVAKGRVTCPKCKSVSRKTVEGLKKHMENCRLQPFTCQHCGKQLKSSTGMKYHIMADHSHLPSADDAKDLDDRAIKDKLRKILKRLGKLKCSKEGCNAAFTSIMGYVYHMKKCGKEESELEKMLLNCSHCGKSYKSKAGLEYHLKSEHAPTPLKTEEDEVLKAEREANPERTASGRVQRASAQVANFHLAEIANNELPKDWPKRKFQSDLVPDDKKLKYARPGLPAFSQDVLRKWKNEVKLQRKVHCPNQGCGSTYTSVSGLKAHLGLCTRGDFEAGKYRCLICNKEFNSESGVKYHINSVHSQDWFVTNKKASKKFEKFLRNQPKEFLHNMDKQITDQYHHHLQHYQHHHHHHHHHQQHQLHQHPLQPLHHLQHQAQFLHPEHQNLPPQMDTQIQQPMMHYTPLEPPAGPVWVDMDRRELAPIEMEIDASDQPGEDSSEVVEVKRREKGERGGGEGEGERGKVDERQKDSFEFSSNGEAGVGAGGGSGNGCGGSSSSTSNSSNTGSSSSESEVEQQDRLKQMDQWNLKRPDDMEAHPESGKEQRNT, via the exons ATGGACCCCTCTCACATTGGTGGGGATATGTCGCCTTTGTATGTGCCAAGGAAGAGGAAGTCTACCCAATCACAACCAAAAAGCGGAGTGCCATGTCCAG TTCAGCAAATGCCAGAAAGAGCCTGTGATTTTAATGCAGTTGGATTCTCTAAG AATGATAATCCTCACGCCCGAGATGCTCTAAAGATGAAAAGAACATATGGTAGAAAAAG GTATGAGGACCTCCAAAGTGTTTCCATAGGAACGGTAGAATACCCATCCACCAGCTGCTCAGTGATGTTATCAGGTGGTCTAGCCAATGGGGCAGACTCAGGCTcagtggctccgcccactgcaAGGCTGCCCCCAAGAATGGTGACAAAAGATTCATGGCCCCAAAGCTCAGAGTCCAGAAGGGAGGCGTCCCAGCCCCAGGACCAGAGCTGGAACTCCAGCCGAGGCCCGAGCTCGGAGGCCTGGGAGCCCGGCCGAGAGCAAGGAGCGCAGGAGCCGGGGTGGAGCTCCAGCAGAGATCGAGCAGGACATTCAAGTCAAAATACGTGGATTCCAGGCCGGAACAGAGCTCGTACAGGACCAGATCAGACATGGATAACGGGCCAAGACCGAGGTTCAGAGCAGGCCTGGGCAGCCAGCAGAGAAAGAGGACACAATCAGACCTGGAACATGGGCGGGGATCCGGGAAGAGACCACCCCCCCTCTGGATCAGAGCAGGGATGGATCAGTGGGCGTGGCCAAGACCAGGCATGGAGCAACACAAGTAGAGACTCAGAGCACAGAGGACATGTCTGGAGACCAG GTTCGGATGCAGCCAGTGTTGGGAGTCCTCAGAACAATCCAGAAGCCTCCACAGCTCCGCCCAGTGACGAGCAGAAACCGCTAGAATTTCCCACCAAGAAGGAGCCTCCCACCTACCCCCCTG GAAGCCAAGAGGAATGTTGGCAGCTCCAGATTGTGGCCAAAGGCAGAGTGACATGTCCGAAATGTAAAAGTGTGAGCAGAAAGACAGTGGAAGGGCTGAAGAAACACATGGAGAACTGTAGACTG CAACCTTTTACCTGTCAACACTGTGGGAAACAGCTCAAGTCTTCAACAGGAATGAAGTATCACATCATGGCAGACCACAGCCACTTG CCTTCAGCAGATGATGCCAAGGACCTGGATGACCGGGCTATCAAAGACAAACTGCGTAAAATCCTGAAGAGACTTGGGAAATTAAAGTGCTCCAAAGAG ggTTGTAACGCTGCCTTCACCAGCATCATGGGCTACGTGTACCACATGAAGAAATGTGGAAAGGAGGAGTCTGAGCTGGAGAAGATGCTGCTGAATTGCTCTCATTGTGGGAAATCATACAAGTCCAAGGCTGGTCTTGAATACCACCTTAAATCAGAGCATGCTCCG ACACCACTGAAGACTGAGGAAGACGAGGTGCTCAAGGCCGAGAGGGAGGCGAACCCAGAGAGGACGGCTAGTGGGCGAGTGCAGAGGGCGTCGGCACAGGTAGCAAACTTTCACCTGGCCGAGATTGCAAACAACGAACTGCCCAAAGACTGGCCGAAGAGGAAGTTTCAGTCTGACCTGGTGCCTGATGATAAAAAG ttaaaatacgCCCGCCCTGGCCTGCCTGCCTTCAGCCAGGATGTGTtgaggaaatggaaaaatgaggtGAAGCTTCAGAGGAAGGTCCACTGTCCCAACCAG GGCTGTGGCAGCACTTACACCAGTGTATCTGGACTTAAGGCCCATTTGGGACTCTGCACAAGG GGGGACTTTGAAGCTGGAAAATACAGATGCCTGATCTGCAATAAAGAGTTTAACTCAGAGAGTGGTGTGAAATACCACATCAACTCTGTCCATTCACAG GACTGGTTTGTGACAAACAAAAAAGCTTCCAAGAAGTTTGAGAAGTTCCTCAGAAACCAGCCTAAGGAGTTTCTTCATAACATGGACAAGCAGATCACAGATCagtaccaccaccacctccagcattatcagcatcatcatcaccaccaccaccaccatcagcaGCACCAGCTCCATCAGCATCCCCTGCAGCCACTGCATCACCTCCAGCACCAGGCCCAGTTCCTCCATCCAGAGCACCAGAACCTTCCTCCGCAGATGGACACTCAGATCCAGCAGCCGATGATGCACTATACCCCTCTGGAGCCTCCTGCAGGGCCAGTGTGGGTGGACATGGACCGAAGAGAATTAGCGCCAATTGAAATGGAAATAGATGCTTCGGACCAACCAGGAGAGGACAGTAGTGAAGTTGTGGAGGTGAAGAGGAGAGAGaagggggagagaggaggaggagaaggagaaggggaGAGGGGGAAGGTGGATGAAAGGCAGAAGGATTCTTTTGAATTCAGTTCTAATGGAGaagctggtgttggtgctggtggtgGGAGTGGGAATGGGTGTGGCGGCAGCAGCAGTAGTACCAGTAACAGCAGTAACACTGGCAGCTCATCCAGTGAATCAGAGGTGGAGCAGCAGGACCGGCTGAAACAGATGGACCAGTGGAACCTGAAAAGGCCAGATGACATGGAGGCTCACCCTGAGTCTGGAAAAGAACAGAGGAACACTTAA